In one Halorubrum sp. CBA1229 genomic region, the following are encoded:
- a CDS encoding quinone-dependent dihydroorotate dehydrogenase produces MGAYDLLKPALFGLPAETAHGMTHRVLRAVQGTAVTSALRDRYVVDDPRLRVEAFGNAFPTPVGVAAGFDKNAEVPRALASLGFGHVEVGGVTAERQPGNPRPRLFRLREDEALINRMGFNNEGADAVGARLDREPMPDVPVGINIGKSKSTPLADAPDDYLYTYERVADAGDYFVVNVSSPNTPGLRELQNREALEKILGGLADAGASPLLVKLSPDLPEPAVEDALGVVDDLGLDGVIATNTTTSRPESLESPNRAERGGLSGTPIEDLATSRVRFVAERTDVPVIGVGGISDAAGAYEKIRSGASLVQLYTGLVYEGPSLARDINEGLLELLERDGFDSVTDAVGADL; encoded by the coding sequence ATGGGTGCGTACGATCTGTTGAAGCCGGCGCTGTTCGGGCTGCCGGCGGAGACGGCACACGGGATGACACACCGCGTGTTACGAGCCGTACAGGGGACCGCGGTCACGAGCGCGCTACGCGATCGGTACGTCGTCGACGACCCGCGACTGCGGGTCGAGGCGTTCGGGAACGCGTTCCCGACGCCGGTCGGCGTGGCCGCCGGCTTCGACAAGAACGCGGAGGTGCCACGTGCGCTCGCGTCGCTCGGGTTCGGGCACGTCGAGGTCGGCGGCGTGACGGCCGAGCGACAGCCGGGGAACCCGCGACCGCGGCTGTTCCGGCTCCGCGAGGACGAGGCCCTGATCAACCGGATGGGATTCAACAACGAGGGCGCGGACGCCGTGGGCGCCCGGCTCGACCGCGAACCGATGCCCGACGTGCCCGTCGGAATCAACATCGGGAAGTCGAAGTCGACGCCGCTCGCCGACGCGCCGGACGACTACCTGTACACCTACGAGCGCGTCGCGGACGCGGGCGACTACTTCGTCGTCAACGTCTCGAGTCCGAACACGCCCGGACTCCGCGAGCTACAGAACCGCGAGGCGTTAGAGAAGATACTCGGCGGCCTCGCCGACGCAGGTGCGAGCCCCCTCCTCGTGAAGCTCTCGCCGGACCTTCCCGAGCCGGCGGTCGAGGACGCGCTCGGCGTCGTCGACGACCTCGGCCTCGACGGGGTCATCGCGACCAACACGACGACCTCTCGCCCGGAGTCGCTGGAGAGCCCGAACCGCGCCGAGCGCGGCGGCCTCTCGGGGACGCCCATCGAGGATCTCGCCACGAGCCGTGTCAGATTCGTCGCGGAACGCACCGACGTTCCCGTGATCGGCGTCGGCGGGATCTCGGACGCGGCGGGCGCCTACGAGAAGATACGCTCGGGGGCCTCGCTCGTCCAGCTGTACACTGGGCTCGTGTACGAGGGCCCGAGCCTCGCGCGCGACATCAACGAAGGACTTCTCGAACTGCTCGAACGGGACGGGTTCGACTCCGTCACCGACGCGGTCGGCGCAGATCTGTAG
- a CDS encoding valine--tRNA ligase, translated as MPSGEYDPDTVEPRWQRRWVDEETYAYPDDDPVDPNTVFSIDTPPPTVSGSLHMGHLYGFTLQDFVARFERMNGGETFFPFGYDDNGIASERLTEDELDIRHQEFERREFQAKCREVCAQYEEQFTENVQSLGVSVDWDHTYQTIEPRVQRISQLSFLDLYEQGREYREKAPAIWCPECETAISQVETEDDEQDSHFNDIAFPVASSDDDEEFVISTTRPELLPACVAVFVHPDDDENQDLVGESAEVPLFGHEVPIIADERVDMETGSGIVMCCTFGDQNDIEWYQVHDLDLRVAIDESGHMTGVAEAYEGLHADEAGEAIVEDLDEAGALLDRRDITHTVNVHERCGTSVEFLVTEQWYIEMLDKTDEYLAVGREMEWSPEKMFTRYEHWVEGLQWDWLISRQRSSGIPFPVWYCEDCGEVVVAEKADLPVDPLSDDPPVDACPACGHDAFEPEDDVLDTWATSSLTPLINAGWDWDEEAEAFTMEHPELYRFDLRPQGHDIISFWLFHTLVKCYEHTGEVPFEETMINGHVLDENREKMSKSVGNVVEPEAVLEEFPVDATRYWAAGTAVGDDFPFKEKDLRAGEKLIRKLWNASKLVESLAPEPYPDAPGDGELRELDRWLLAELDDRVERLTELFEDRAFSKARDELRSFFWNTFCDDYLEIAKQRDDDAAAYTLRTAHRRFLKLFAPLLAHVTEELWHDMYADGASDPDAVDAAVADGARDSIHLADWPEPLGLEADHEAGAAATAVVGVLRKYKSENQLPLNAELDAVEVYADVRGFEDDITGVMHVDDLTVHPDADAPVETVITGIDLDYATIGPKYGDQVGDIEAAIAQKAYEIDGEKLHVAGVTLVDDEFAIEEERQYRGDGELLEADDVVVIVSET; from the coding sequence ATGCCCAGTGGTGAGTACGACCCCGACACCGTCGAGCCGCGGTGGCAGCGGCGATGGGTCGACGAGGAGACGTACGCCTATCCCGACGACGACCCGGTCGACCCGAACACCGTCTTCTCCATCGACACGCCCCCGCCGACGGTATCTGGGAGCCTCCACATGGGCCACCTGTACGGGTTCACCCTCCAGGACTTCGTCGCCCGCTTCGAGCGGATGAACGGCGGCGAGACGTTCTTCCCGTTCGGCTACGACGACAACGGGATCGCCTCCGAGCGGCTCACCGAGGACGAGCTCGACATCCGCCACCAGGAGTTCGAGCGCCGTGAGTTCCAGGCGAAGTGCCGCGAGGTCTGCGCGCAGTACGAGGAGCAGTTCACCGAGAACGTCCAGTCGCTCGGCGTCTCCGTCGACTGGGACCACACCTACCAGACGATCGAGCCGCGCGTCCAGCGTATCTCGCAGCTGTCGTTCCTTGACCTGTACGAGCAGGGCCGGGAGTACCGCGAGAAGGCCCCCGCGATCTGGTGTCCCGAGTGCGAGACCGCCATCTCGCAGGTCGAGACCGAGGACGACGAGCAGGACAGCCACTTCAACGATATTGCTTTCCCCGTCGCTTCCAGCGACGACGATGAGGAGTTCGTCATCTCCACGACGCGTCCGGAACTCCTCCCGGCCTGCGTCGCCGTCTTCGTCCACCCCGACGACGACGAGAACCAGGACCTCGTCGGTGAATCGGCGGAGGTCCCGCTGTTCGGCCACGAGGTGCCGATCATCGCCGACGAGCGCGTCGACATGGAGACCGGCTCCGGAATCGTGATGTGCTGTACGTTCGGCGACCAGAACGACATCGAGTGGTACCAGGTCCACGACCTGGACCTCCGCGTCGCCATCGACGAGTCCGGCCACATGACCGGCGTCGCCGAGGCGTACGAGGGGCTCCACGCCGACGAGGCCGGCGAGGCCATCGTCGAGGACCTCGACGAGGCGGGTGCGCTGCTCGACCGCCGCGACATCACCCACACGGTCAACGTCCACGAGCGCTGCGGGACGAGCGTCGAGTTCCTCGTCACCGAGCAGTGGTACATCGAGATGCTCGACAAGACCGACGAGTACCTCGCGGTCGGCCGGGAGATGGAGTGGTCCCCCGAGAAGATGTTCACCCGGTACGAGCACTGGGTCGAGGGGCTCCAGTGGGACTGGCTCATCTCCCGCCAGCGCTCCTCCGGCATCCCGTTCCCGGTCTGGTACTGTGAGGACTGCGGCGAGGTCGTCGTCGCCGAGAAGGCCGACCTGCCCGTCGACCCCCTCTCGGACGACCCGCCCGTCGACGCCTGCCCGGCGTGCGGGCACGACGCGTTCGAGCCCGAGGACGACGTGCTCGACACGTGGGCGACGTCCAGCCTGACGCCGCTCATCAACGCCGGCTGGGACTGGGACGAGGAGGCCGAGGCGTTCACGATGGAGCACCCGGAGCTGTACCGATTCGACCTCCGGCCGCAGGGCCACGACATCATCAGCTTCTGGCTGTTCCACACGCTCGTGAAGTGCTACGAGCACACCGGCGAGGTCCCGTTCGAGGAGACGATGATCAACGGGCACGTCCTCGACGAGAACCGAGAGAAGATGTCCAAGTCCGTCGGCAACGTCGTCGAGCCCGAGGCGGTGCTCGAGGAGTTCCCGGTCGACGCCACGCGCTATTGGGCCGCCGGCACCGCCGTCGGCGACGACTTCCCGTTCAAGGAGAAGGACCTCCGCGCGGGCGAGAAGCTGATCCGCAAGCTGTGGAACGCCTCCAAGCTCGTCGAGTCGCTGGCGCCGGAGCCGTATCCGGACGCGCCGGGCGACGGGGAGCTCCGCGAGCTCGACCGCTGGCTGCTCGCCGAGCTCGACGACCGAGTCGAGCGGCTCACCGAGCTGTTCGAGGACCGCGCGTTCTCGAAGGCCCGCGACGAGCTCCGGAGCTTCTTCTGGAACACGTTCTGCGACGACTACCTCGAGATCGCCAAGCAGCGCGATGACGACGCCGCGGCGTACACGCTCCGGACGGCGCACCGCCGGTTCCTCAAGCTGTTCGCGCCGCTGCTCGCGCACGTGACCGAGGAGCTCTGGCACGACATGTACGCGGACGGGGCGAGCGACCCCGACGCGGTCGACGCCGCCGTCGCCGACGGCGCGCGCGACTCGATCCACCTCGCCGACTGGCCCGAGCCGCTCGGGCTGGAGGCGGACCACGAGGCCGGCGCCGCCGCCACCGCCGTCGTCGGCGTCCTCCGGAAGTACAAGAGCGAGAACCAGCTCCCGCTGAACGCCGAACTCGACGCCGTCGAGGTGTACGCCGACGTCCGCGGCTTCGAGGACGATATCACGGGCGTGATGCACGTCGACGACCTCACCGTCCACCCCGACGCCGACGCGCCGGTCGAGACGGTGATCACCGGGATCGACCTCGACTACGCGACGATCGGCCCGAAGTACGGGGATCAGGTCGGCGATATCGAGGCCGCCATCGCTCAGAAGGCGTACGAGATCGACGGCGAGAAACTCCACGTCGCCGGGGTCACGCTCGTCGACGACGAGTTCGCGATCGAGGAGGAGCGGCAGTATCGGGGCGACGGAGAGCTGTTAGAGGCCGACGACGTCGTCGTCATCGTCAGCGAGACGTAG
- a CDS encoding ferredoxin, with the protein MRVKFDRDTCVGMYQCVAEWDAFEKNLNDGKADLRGSEEEEADVFVVEVPDGEEFDAKFAARVCPVDAIEVYDDDGEQVV; encoded by the coding sequence ATGCGTGTGAAGTTCGACCGCGACACCTGCGTCGGGATGTACCAGTGCGTCGCCGAATGGGACGCCTTCGAGAAGAACCTGAACGACGGGAAGGCCGACCTGCGGGGGAGCGAAGAGGAAGAAGCGGACGTGTTCGTGGTCGAGGTGCCCGACGGGGAGGAGTTCGACGCGAAGTTCGCGGCGCGGGTCTGCCCGGTCGACGCCATCGAGGTGTACGACGACGACGGCGAGCAGGTCGTCTGA
- the hemB gene encoding porphobilinogen synthase — protein MHPTDRPRRLRTDGVRPLVSETSLSASDLVAPVFVDATTDERVPIETMPGHERVPVSEAVDRVEEVRETGVEAVILFGIPESKDPEGNRAYAEDGVVQRATRRIAAETDAYVIGDVCLCEYTDHGHCGVIEESAETDPTLTVKNDETLDLLAETAVSQADAGADMVAPSAMTDGQVRAIREALDAAGHEDVAIMSYAVKYESAFYGPFRDAADGAPAFGDRRHYQMDPANRREALREARIDAEEGADVLMVKPGLPYLDVVADVRREFDHPVAAYNVSGEYAMLHAAAEKGWLDLEETAHESLLSLKRAGADLIVTYFAEDLGERL, from the coding sequence ATGCACCCAACTGACCGGCCGCGGCGGCTCCGGACTGACGGCGTCCGCCCGCTCGTCAGCGAGACCTCCCTGTCGGCATCGGACCTCGTCGCGCCCGTCTTCGTCGACGCGACGACCGACGAGCGCGTCCCGATCGAGACGATGCCGGGCCACGAGCGCGTCCCGGTGAGCGAGGCCGTCGACCGCGTCGAGGAGGTCCGGGAGACCGGCGTCGAGGCCGTGATCCTCTTCGGGATCCCCGAGTCGAAGGACCCCGAGGGGAACCGGGCGTACGCCGAGGACGGCGTCGTCCAGCGCGCGACGCGCCGGATCGCCGCCGAGACCGACGCGTACGTGATCGGCGATGTCTGCCTCTGTGAGTACACCGACCACGGTCACTGCGGCGTGATCGAGGAGTCGGCGGAGACGGACCCGACGCTCACGGTGAAGAACGACGAGACGCTCGACCTGCTCGCGGAGACGGCGGTCTCGCAGGCCGACGCGGGCGCGGACATGGTCGCCCCCTCCGCGATGACGGACGGGCAGGTGCGGGCGATCCGCGAGGCGCTCGACGCGGCCGGCCACGAGGACGTGGCGATCATGAGCTACGCCGTCAAGTACGAGTCGGCGTTCTACGGTCCCTTCCGCGACGCGGCCGACGGCGCGCCGGCGTTCGGCGACCGCCGGCACTACCAGATGGACCCCGCGAACCGCCGCGAGGCGCTGCGAGAGGCCCGGATCGACGCCGAGGAGGGCGCGGACGTGCTGATGGTGAAGCCCGGGCTGCCCTACCTCGACGTCGTCGCCGACGTCCGAAGGGAGTTCGACCACCCGGTCGCCGCGTACAACGTCTCCGGCGAGTACGCGATGCTGCACGCGGCCGCCGAGAAGGGGTGGCTCGACCTGGAAGAGACGGCTCACGAGTCGCTGCTGTCGCTCAAGCGCGCGGGCGCTGACCTGATCGTCACGTACTTCGCCGAGGACCTGGGCGAGCGCTTATAA
- a CDS encoding DUF6757 family protein: MRCHYCEREATYEAEQSGVIVGLCEEHFKERVEELAESDELASLRDRIDVESSE, from the coding sequence ATGCGGTGTCACTACTGCGAGCGGGAGGCCACGTACGAGGCCGAGCAGAGCGGGGTGATCGTCGGCCTCTGCGAGGAGCACTTCAAAGAACGGGTCGAAGAGCTCGCGGAGTCGGACGAGCTCGCGTCGCTCCGCGACCGGATCGACGTCGAGTCGTCCGAATAA
- a CDS encoding PHP domain-containing protein has translation MDTDRIVADLHAHTTVSDGTMTAAELAATAADAGLDWVAVTDHDRIHPDLDAPVVEREGVRVVRGIELRVDAGFERLDLLGYAVEHTAPLDGEIERLQADRQRRGTAILDAVEERLGVDLGVEPRPGLGRPHIARAIEESAAPYDYAGAFDELIGNDCPCYVSRDVTGLERGVELLRDACAFVGLAHPFRYDDVDAALDVARELDAVERFYPYGRPVDDARVERVAAENDLLLTGGSDAHERILAEAGLTSEAFAPVRDRLPDPTTRETGSSLIDEQD, from the coding sequence ATGGACACGGACCGGATCGTCGCCGACCTCCACGCGCACACGACCGTCTCCGATGGTACCATGACGGCCGCGGAGCTCGCCGCGACCGCCGCCGACGCGGGGCTCGACTGGGTCGCTGTCACCGACCACGACCGGATCCACCCGGACCTCGACGCCCCGGTCGTGGAGCGCGAGGGCGTCCGGGTCGTCCGCGGGATCGAACTCCGGGTCGACGCCGGGTTCGAGCGCCTCGACCTGCTCGGCTACGCGGTCGAGCACACCGCCCCGCTCGACGGCGAGATCGAGCGGCTCCAGGCCGACCGGCAGCGGCGCGGCACCGCGATCCTCGACGCGGTGGAAGAGCGGCTCGGCGTCGACCTCGGCGTCGAGCCCCGCCCGGGCCTCGGGCGCCCGCACATCGCCCGCGCGATCGAGGAATCGGCGGCGCCGTACGACTACGCCGGCGCCTTCGACGAGCTGATCGGGAACGATTGTCCCTGCTACGTCTCGCGCGACGTGACCGGGCTGGAGCGCGGGGTCGAGCTTCTCCGAGACGCGTGCGCCTTCGTCGGGCTCGCGCACCCGTTTCGGTACGACGACGTCGACGCCGCGCTCGACGTCGCCCGCGAGCTGGACGCCGTCGAGCGGTTCTATCCCTACGGCCGCCCGGTCGACGACGCCCGCGTCGAGCGGGTCGCCGCCGAGAACGACCTCCTCCTGACGGGCGGGAGCGACGCCCACGAGCGGATCCTCGCCGAAGCGGGGCTGACCTCCGAGGCGTTCGCGCCTGTCCGCGACCGGCTTCCCGACCCGACCACGCGGGAGACCGGATCCTCCCTGATCGACGAACAAGATTAA
- a CDS encoding DUF2795 domain-containing protein has product MRLNGVDDRLERHQYPTTSEELIAAHGNATVELAEGSERLGDVLERFGDQTFDDAEDVFTTLRAGVCHRGVGRRFYSDRDPTTNAEDGPSPVSF; this is encoded by the coding sequence ATGCGCTTGAACGGCGTCGACGACCGACTCGAACGGCACCAATATCCGACGACCTCGGAAGAACTGATCGCGGCCCACGGGAACGCGACCGTAGAGCTCGCGGAGGGATCCGAGCGTCTCGGCGACGTGCTGGAGCGGTTCGGAGACCAGACGTTCGACGACGCGGAGGACGTGTTCACCACCCTCCGCGCCGGCGTCTGTCACCGCGGAGTCGGTCGGCGGTTCTACTCGGACCGCGACCCGACGACCAACGCCGAGGACGGGCCCTCGCCGGTCTCGTTCTGA
- a CDS encoding DUF5784 family protein, giving the protein MAQPLRFRRAPGRWSADRVRSQLERPLDDNLGATASDPWFSAPPGYDARRFDMDDGSFALFCWTDDDDDPPPGADGGPAGYWIGNTETPSELWRTDKYGFDEVAYPVSRWVQRELLAGLHEDEPWLAAYPHVSWYFLPVFCSKDGAETTRAFFRDHAAGFPDATREEGTAFVEETLRPGTLDDYRATMAGKLGTSSSLDLVRMSATIAEFTAARILTDSGYDVTPEIEVTTGHSLDFRATDPDTGNASLVEVTRPQPASNRSASGPVAAVRDTAETKTSGQLEAHGGGVTLLVDCTSFPADDWAAVRDAKPDVRHRPAVVLRARPDGHVEGYRKGSVPIDLSPAIDWV; this is encoded by the coding sequence GTGGCACAACCGCTCCGATTCAGGCGCGCTCCCGGCCGGTGGAGCGCCGACCGGGTCCGCTCGCAGCTCGAACGGCCGCTCGACGACAACCTCGGGGCGACCGCGAGCGACCCGTGGTTCAGCGCTCCGCCGGGATACGACGCGCGGCGGTTCGACATGGACGACGGCTCGTTCGCCCTGTTCTGCTGGACCGATGACGACGACGATCCCCCGCCGGGCGCCGACGGCGGCCCGGCCGGGTACTGGATCGGCAACACGGAGACGCCGAGCGAGCTGTGGCGCACGGACAAGTACGGCTTCGACGAGGTGGCGTACCCGGTCTCCCGCTGGGTTCAGCGGGAATTGCTCGCGGGCCTCCACGAGGACGAGCCGTGGCTCGCGGCGTATCCGCACGTCTCCTGGTACTTCCTGCCCGTGTTCTGCTCGAAGGACGGCGCGGAGACGACCCGGGCGTTCTTCCGCGACCACGCCGCCGGATTCCCGGACGCGACCCGCGAGGAGGGGACGGCGTTCGTCGAGGAGACGCTCCGACCGGGGACGCTCGACGACTACCGGGCGACGATGGCGGGCAAGCTCGGCACGTCGTCGTCGCTCGACCTCGTGCGGATGAGCGCGACGATCGCGGAGTTCACCGCGGCCCGGATCCTCACCGACTCCGGCTACGACGTGACTCCCGAGATCGAGGTGACGACGGGCCACTCGCTCGACTTCCGAGCGACCGACCCGGACACCGGGAACGCGTCACTCGTCGAGGTGACGCGCCCGCAGCCCGCCTCGAATCGATCCGCCAGCGGCCCCGTCGCAGCGGTCCGGGACACCGCCGAGACCAAGACGAGCGGTCAGCTGGAGGCGCACGGCGGCGGCGTCACGCTGCTTGTCGACTGCACTTCTTTCCCCGCGGACGACTGGGCCGCGGTCCGCGACGCTAAACCGGATGTCCGGCACCGACCGGCGGTCGTCCTCCGCGCTCGCCCGGACGGGCACGTGGAGGGGTATCGAAAGGGGTCGGTGCCGATCGACCTCTCGCCGGCGATCGACTGGGTGTAG
- a CDS encoding DUF5786 family protein: MGAYDEAEHERRERKTSEVDADFDAERPEYSGSLTYDSGDSAEALLDKFQELQDE; encoded by the coding sequence ATAGGTGCCTATGACGAGGCCGAACACGAGCGTCGCGAGCGGAAGACCAGCGAAGTCGACGCCGACTTCGACGCCGAGCGGCCGGAGTACTCCGGGTCGCTCACGTACGACTCCGGCGACTCCGCGGAGGCACTCCTCGACAAGTTCCAAGAGCTACAGGACGAGTGA
- a CDS encoding NAD(P)H-binding protein: MRVLVTGATGFVGSRLVSTLLDRGHEVVALVRDADGYAPPAGVHVVEGDLLEPDTLPPAFEIDGDPVDAAYYLVHSMDGGPGYEERDRNCATNFVDAASDAGVDRVIYLGGLGEDREELSEHLRSRREVERILSTGSPALTTLRAAIIIGAGSASFEVIHGLASRLPVMTTPKWVDTLCQPIAIDDVVGYLTGVLGVPETRDDTFEIGGPDVLTYAEILRRTRRQLGHKLWIIRVPVLSPELSAKWLRLVTDVNPYLARSLVEGLRNTVIVEDDRIRDLVPIEQTPFEVAVARAIDRPRRDDSTDGVPATDLEADL, translated from the coding sequence ATGCGCGTGCTCGTCACCGGCGCGACGGGGTTCGTCGGGAGCCGGCTCGTTTCGACGCTCCTCGACCGCGGTCACGAGGTCGTCGCCCTGGTCCGCGACGCCGACGGCTACGCCCCGCCCGCCGGGGTCCACGTCGTCGAGGGCGATCTCTTGGAGCCCGACACGCTCCCGCCGGCGTTCGAGATCGACGGCGACCCGGTCGACGCCGCTTACTACCTCGTTCACTCCATGGACGGCGGTCCCGGCTACGAGGAGCGCGACCGCAACTGCGCGACCAACTTCGTCGACGCCGCGTCTGACGCCGGCGTCGACCGCGTGATCTACCTCGGCGGTCTCGGGGAGGACCGCGAAGAGCTCTCCGAACACCTCCGCTCCCGCCGCGAAGTCGAGCGGATCCTGTCGACGGGTAGCCCGGCGTTGACCACGCTCCGGGCGGCGATCATCATCGGCGCCGGGAGCGCGAGCTTCGAGGTCATCCACGGACTCGCGAGCCGACTCCCGGTGATGACGACGCCGAAGTGGGTCGACACGCTCTGTCAGCCGATCGCGATCGACGACGTCGTCGGGTACCTCACCGGCGTCCTCGGGGTCCCCGAGACGCGCGACGACACCTTCGAGATCGGCGGCCCGGACGTGTTGACGTACGCGGAGATCCTCCGCCGGACCCGCCGACAGCTCGGGCACAAGCTGTGGATCATCCGGGTGCCGGTGTTGAGCCCGGAGCTGTCGGCCAAGTGGCTCCGGCTGGTGACCGACGTGAACCCGTACCTCGCCCGCTCGCTCGTCGAGGGGCTCCGGAACACCGTGATCGTCGAGGACGACCGCATCCGCGACCTGGTTCCGATCGAACAGACGCCCTTCGAGGTCGCCGTCGCGCGGGCGATCGACCGGCCTCGTCGGGACGACTCGACTGACGGGGTTCCGGCGACCGATTTAGAGGCCGATCTGTGA
- a CDS encoding MBL fold metallo-hydrolase: protein MHAGEYEPVRGVSDLYVHDTGMFDTDEYGAVYVYDAERPVVIDTGTGVNREALFETIDEIGIGREELAWILPTHAHLDHAGGAGHLARRYPNAEVVVPEKGVRHLVDPGALVAGTKSAVEDQWEYYDEPEPIPEDRISGLAEGDRIDLGDRELIVHEAPGHAPHHAIYHDPDADVVFSADAAGIYVPAVDGIEPTTPPPQFDLDQCLADVRTIEEIDPDYLCFGHFGPREYEPELAGEIKRAYVEWVEAIREKRAELGDDDAVVEHFEAASRDVEFWNPERARANASLNVRGVLAYLDYVADEDGD from the coding sequence ATGCACGCAGGCGAGTACGAGCCGGTCCGCGGGGTGTCGGACCTGTACGTCCACGACACCGGGATGTTCGACACCGACGAGTACGGGGCCGTGTACGTCTACGACGCCGAGCGCCCGGTCGTGATAGACACGGGGACCGGCGTGAACAGGGAGGCGCTGTTCGAGACGATCGACGAGATCGGGATCGGCCGGGAGGAGCTCGCGTGGATCCTGCCGACCCACGCCCACCTCGACCACGCGGGCGGGGCGGGCCACCTCGCACGGCGCTACCCGAACGCGGAGGTCGTCGTCCCTGAAAAGGGGGTGCGACACCTCGTCGACCCGGGGGCGCTCGTCGCCGGGACGAAGTCCGCGGTGGAAGACCAGTGGGAGTACTACGACGAGCCCGAGCCGATCCCCGAAGACCGGATCTCGGGACTCGCGGAGGGCGACCGGATCGACCTCGGCGATCGCGAGCTGATCGTCCACGAGGCGCCGGGGCACGCGCCCCACCACGCGATCTACCACGACCCCGACGCCGACGTCGTCTTCTCGGCCGACGCGGCGGGGATCTACGTCCCGGCGGTCGACGGGATCGAGCCGACGACGCCGCCGCCGCAGTTCGACCTCGACCAGTGTCTCGCCGACGTCAGGACGATCGAGGAGATCGACCCCGACTACCTCTGTTTCGGCCATTTCGGCCCTCGCGAGTACGAACCGGAGCTGGCCGGCGAAATCAAGCGCGCGTACGTGGAGTGGGTGGAGGCGATCCGGGAGAAGCGCGCGGAGCTCGGCGACGACGATGCGGTCGTCGAGCACTTCGAGGCGGCGAGCCGGGACGTGGAGTTCTGGAACCCCGAGCGCGCCCGCGCCAACGCGAGCCTGAACGTCCGGGGCGTCCTCGCGTACCTCGATTACGTCGCGGACGAGGACGGCGACTGA
- a CDS encoding YigZ family protein, whose protein sequence is MTDDAYLTVAEPATATFEVRGSEFLGHVAPVDTVDEAEAFIERVGDEYDDATHNVPAYRVPAGAASERTPGSGPMLREYSSDDGEPSGSAGKPALNVLQQREIRNVVAVVTRYYGGTNLGVGGLARAYSRAVKEGVDEAGVVEERPHRRLVVETAYDDSGTVRGVIESAGVEFDADYDERVRFDLRVPTAEVDDLVERLNSATSGRVEIDR, encoded by the coding sequence ATGACCGACGACGCCTATCTGACGGTCGCGGAGCCCGCGACCGCGACGTTCGAGGTCCGAGGATCGGAGTTCCTCGGGCACGTCGCCCCGGTCGACACGGTCGACGAGGCAGAGGCGTTCATCGAGCGCGTCGGCGACGAGTACGACGACGCGACCCACAACGTGCCGGCGTACCGGGTGCCGGCCGGGGCGGCGTCGGAGCGGACGCCCGGGAGCGGTCCCATGCTCCGCGAGTACTCCTCCGACGACGGCGAACCCTCCGGGTCGGCCGGGAAGCCGGCGCTCAACGTCCTCCAGCAGCGCGAGATCCGCAACGTCGTCGCGGTGGTGACTCGCTACTACGGCGGGACGAACCTCGGGGTGGGGGGGCTCGCCCGCGCCTACTCGCGGGCGGTGAAAGAGGGAGTCGACGAGGCCGGCGTCGTCGAGGAGCGGCCGCACCGGCGGCTGGTCGTCGAGACCGCCTACGACGACTCCGGGACCGTTCGGGGCGTGATCGAGTCGGCCGGCGTCGAGTTCGACGCCGACTACGACGAGCGCGTGCGGTTCGACCTGCGCGTCCCGACAGCCGAGGTCGACGACCTGGTCGAACGGCTCAACAGCGCGACGAGCGGACGGGTCGAGATCGATCGGTAG